A single window of Sphingobium sp. SCG-1 DNA harbors:
- a CDS encoding TonB-dependent siderophore receptor, translating into MMNWYLSASWMTLACLAPLAAHAGEPAANDVESDQIVVTGIHLGETNAAKSDVPLIETPQAISVVSADTLKERGVTRLADALRTVAGVSRSSTYGFFDAYTIRGYDAAYGSIYLDGILSEAGVGSNNELSGLQQVEAVKGPASALFGSAPLGGIVNLVSKRPQADAFMDLTLSTGSYDLVEGVLDANTLLTDDGTLLARLNVVYRDAGSFVRNSGQNRIYASPSIKWQIAPNTNLTLLGVYQRDRDNPFSPLSAWGTVLPSAFGPVPIDFSINNGGDQKPVYNQTRKSISAMFDHRFSDAFGISQTLRYTHRTAYWDRWMFAGSFLDDDVVDGVQQGRTLGRYYYGPYSSTNKDFAVDTRATGKFAIGAIRHTILGGIDYRQNRERYHGDGDFDASHFPLDILTPDYGAPLVPTPAPYSGDTRNNQRGLYLQDHVTLTDRLIVTLSGRWDRAKSNGELQTAFSPRVGATYEVVPHLAFYATWAKSFTPQFGSQIVLATDTNGAPSVIGQAPPERGRNIEGGIKFAPDGGTLSGMISVYDLKRSNVLTSDPAFPNFSRVTGKQRSRGVEVEGRWHPAPGATINLAYAYIRAKVLDDETIPAGTELQNIPRHNVSLYGRYVVPSGPLANLGANLGFVYNSSRNGAVPDAVLYRLASYILVDAGLSYTIGDWSVQLNVNNLLGERYFPDSCCLDRITPGQPRNWRLSLSRHF; encoded by the coding sequence ATGATGAATTGGTACCTGTCGGCAAGCTGGATGACCTTGGCCTGCTTGGCCCCCTTAGCCGCACACGCTGGAGAACCGGCGGCGAATGACGTTGAGTCGGATCAGATCGTTGTGACAGGCATCCATTTGGGCGAGACCAATGCTGCGAAGTCGGACGTGCCCTTGATCGAAACGCCACAGGCCATTTCCGTCGTGAGTGCCGATACGCTCAAGGAGCGCGGCGTCACGCGCCTTGCGGATGCGCTGCGCACCGTCGCGGGCGTATCGCGCAGTAGCACCTACGGCTTTTTCGACGCCTACACGATTCGCGGCTATGATGCGGCCTATGGCAGCATCTATCTCGACGGCATTCTGAGCGAGGCCGGGGTCGGCAGCAACAACGAGTTGTCCGGGCTGCAACAGGTGGAAGCCGTCAAGGGGCCGGCCTCTGCCCTCTTTGGTTCCGCGCCACTGGGCGGCATCGTAAATCTCGTCAGCAAGCGGCCGCAGGCGGACGCCTTCATGGACCTGACGCTTTCGACCGGTTCCTATGATCTGGTCGAGGGCGTTCTGGATGCCAATACGCTGCTGACCGATGACGGCACACTCTTGGCGCGGCTAAATGTCGTGTATCGCGACGCTGGCTCATTCGTTCGCAATTCGGGGCAGAACCGCATCTATGCCTCTCCTTCGATCAAATGGCAGATAGCGCCCAATACCAACCTGACCTTGCTGGGGGTCTATCAGCGCGATCGCGACAATCCCTTTTCCCCTTTGAGTGCCTGGGGCACGGTGTTGCCCAGCGCCTTTGGCCCGGTGCCGATCGATTTCTCGATCAACAATGGCGGTGACCAGAAGCCAGTCTACAACCAGACTCGCAAGTCGATCAGTGCGATGTTCGACCACCGGTTCAGCGATGCTTTCGGGATCAGCCAGACTTTGCGCTATACGCATCGCACGGCCTACTGGGATCGCTGGATGTTCGCCGGCAGCTTCCTTGACGATGATGTCGTGGACGGCGTCCAGCAGGGTCGGACGCTGGGTCGCTATTATTACGGCCCCTATAGCTCCACTAACAAGGATTTCGCTGTCGATACGCGCGCGACGGGGAAATTCGCGATCGGCGCCATTCGCCACACCATATTGGGGGGTATCGACTATCGCCAGAACCGCGAACGCTATCACGGCGACGGCGATTTCGACGCCTCGCACTTCCCGCTCGACATATTGACGCCGGATTATGGCGCGCCGCTCGTGCCGACGCCCGCGCCCTATTCCGGAGACACCAGGAACAATCAACGCGGCTTGTATCTTCAGGATCATGTCACTCTGACCGATCGCCTGATCGTCACGCTCAGTGGACGATGGGATCGCGCCAAGTCCAACGGTGAGTTGCAGACTGCGTTCAGCCCCCGCGTCGGCGCGACCTATGAAGTCGTGCCCCACCTGGCTTTCTACGCGACTTGGGCGAAGTCCTTCACGCCCCAATTCGGATCGCAAATCGTCCTGGCCACCGACACGAACGGTGCGCCCAGCGTCATCGGCCAGGCTCCGCCCGAGCGGGGCCGGAACATCGAAGGCGGTATCAAGTTCGCGCCCGATGGCGGCACGCTGAGCGGAATGATCTCTGTTTATGATCTGAAGCGCTCGAATGTGCTGACCAGCGACCCGGCGTTTCCCAATTTCTCCCGCGTAACCGGCAAGCAGCGCAGCCGTGGCGTCGAGGTGGAAGGCCGATGGCATCCAGCGCCCGGCGCGACGATCAACTTGGCTTATGCCTATATCAGGGCGAAGGTGTTGGATGATGAAACTATTCCGGCTGGTACGGAACTGCAGAATATTCCCCGCCACAATGTCAGTCTTTATGGCCGCTATGTCGTACCTTCGGGACCACTGGCCAACCTGGGCGCAAACCTCGGCTTCGTGTACAACAGCAGTCGCAACGGAGCGGTGCCGGACGCGGTCTTATATCGGCTCGCCTCCTACATCCTTGTGGACGCAGGCCTGTCTTACACGATTGGCGACTGGAGTGTTCAGTTGAATGTCAATAATCTCCTGGGCGAGCGCTATTTCCCTGATTCCTGCTGCCTCGACCGGATCACGCCTGGTCAGCCGCGAAACTGGCGCCTGTCGCTAAGCCGCCATTTCTGA